ATCCCAGCCTTAATTGTTTGGTTTGTTTCTCTGTTGCGGCTTCCTCTAAAATATAAAATCCTGGCTCATTTTGCCCATGGATCTCCAATCTATAAAGAACATTGCCCTGCTCTAATACACCAGGTAGTGAAAAATGTGACTATTTGAAGCAACACATTTTGTACTGTTTtagctaaaccccatcatcttAATATTTGAGGGCTTAGTGCCATCTGTCAAGCTACTACGTGAGTTTCCAGAGAGATTAACATTTTGTTGAACCTGCAGTCTGCTCAGATATGAAATTTTCCCCAGGGATCACGAGATGGcatttcccctcccctgaccttcATTCTACACTCACCCATTGTTCCAGTAGCCAGCAGAGAGGGGCAATGAAAATGGTGCTGACGTTTTATTAAGTGAATTTTCTTCATTTATATGTCAAAGTTCATTTCTTTCCCATAGATAAATCCCATAGGAAAACCAGAGCAGGGAAACCAAACGtccatcacagaattcatcctcctgggatttgggGACCTCCCTGAACTGCAGATCCCTCTCTTTCTGCTGTTCCTAGTGAGCTACATCGCAACCGtggctgggaacatcctcatcattatgctagttgtggctgatcagcaccttcacacccccatgtacttcttccttgGGAACTTGTCCTGTCTGGAGACCTGGTACAgctccaccatcctgcccaggatgctggccagtctcctgactggggacaggaCCATTTCATTCAATTGGTGTGTCACACAATTTTATTTCTTTGGTTCTCTTCTTGCTACAGAATGTCTTCTCCTGTTGGTGATGTCCTACGATCGGTATTTAGCGATATGCAATCCGCTGCACTATGCAGCCCGTATGAGCGGCAGGGCCTGTCTCCAGCTTGCAGTTGGTTCTTGGATAGGTGGCTTCCTAGGTAATAGCATAACAACATTGTCTATATCTCAGTTAACATTCTGTGGCCCCAACATTATTGATCATTTCTTTTGCGATTTTGTCCCCCTTCTAAAACTCTCCTGCAATGACCCTCACTTGATGGAAATAGTGACTTTCACACTCACCTTGCTTTTCTCACTGGTCCCATTCATGCTAACCTTGATGTCCTACATCTGCATTATcgccaccatcctgagaatcccgTCCACCAATGggaggcaaaaggccttttccacctgctcctctcacctcattgtggtgagcATTTATTATGGAACTCTGCTGACTGTCTATATGTTCCCAACCACCAACATCCTAAGCGACTTCAAAAAAGTTCTATCTGTCGtctacacagtcctgactcccctgatcaatcccctcatctacagTCTGAGAAACCAAGAGGTACAGGAGGCCATAAGGAAAGTTTGCAGGAAATTCATGTTTGGACCATGCTAATGGATCAATTTCCTTGGATTAAAATAGATATAACATGGACTGGGGTAGAGACTGAACCAAAGCCTTCTGTAGTCCCAGGTTGTGTTTCTCTGAGCTTCATTGGGTTTAAAAAAGTATGgagtggatgaatggactataagatggatagaaagctggctagattgtcgggctcaatgggtagtgatcaatgacttgatgtctagttggcagccagtattatgcaaagtgccccaagggtcggtcctggggccgattttgttcaacatctttattaatgatctggatgatgggatagatttcactctcagcaagttcgtggatgacactaagctggagggagaggtagatatgctggaggatagggataggatccagagtgacctagacaaattggaggattgggccaaaagaaatctgatgaggttcaacaaggacaagtgcagagtcctgcacttaggaaggaagaatcccatgcagcgCTAccggctggggaccgactggctaagtggcagttctgcagaaaaggacctggggattacagtggatgagaagctgaatatgagtcagcagtgtgcccttgttgccaagaaggctaacagcatattgggctgcattagtaggagcattgccagcagatcgagggacttgATTATTCAtaattggtgaggccacatctggagtattgaatCCAGTTTTGTATCCACTCCAGAAGGGATGTGgtcaaattggagacagtccagtggaggacaacaaaaatgattagggtactggggcacgtgacttatgaggagaggctgagggaactcggcttgtttaatctgcagaagagaagaatggggagcagccttcaattacctgaaagggggctccaaagaggatagagcttggctttctcagtggtggcagaggatataacaaggagcaatggtctcaagttgcaatgagggaggtctagtttggatattaagaaacactgtttcactaggagagtggtgaagcactggaatgggttacctaggaatgtggtggaatctccatccttaaaggtttttaaggcccagcttgacaaagccctggctgggataatttagttggcgttcgtcctgctttgagcaggaggttggactcctgaggtctcttccaaccctgatattctatgattctatgatctagtACAGTCCTCTAAACTCAAGGCAGCACTATGTCATTCCTCAGAGGTGTTtgagctgtttttaaaaacctccagttatGCAGGTCCCACAATTTtattcctaatgtccagtctacAGTGCCCTTGATGCATtttaagaccattgctttttgtcctatcctaagaggttaaggagaataactTTTCTTCCTGCTTTTGTAAaaaccttttatgtgcttgaaaacttTTATCATTTGCCCCCTTAgtgttctcttctccagactaaagaaacctagttttttcaatcttccctcgtaggtcatgttttttggacctttaatcatttttattgctcttctctggactttttccaatttgtccccGTCTTTCCTCGCACCCTTCGTCTTTCCTGaacaggacacaatacttcagttgaggccatATCAGCATGGTATCGAGTGAAAGAATTGCTTGTCATACCTTGCTTACAAAACTCCTGTTAATAGATCCCAGAATGGTGTTTGGGTTTGGTTGCTTGTTTCCAACGGTGTACTGTTGTATCTACTGTTTTTGTACAGTGCCAGCTGCACATGCAAGTACGTACCTGGGGCAAAGGGGAaatgggggcagcagagggtctgGAATGGGAAAGGGGCAGCTCTACTTTAGCATAGGGGCACTAGAGATAGCAGAGGAGGAAGGCTGGGaaacggggaggggggagctatACTGTGTAATGGGCATCAGGAGAAGCAAAGGTCAATGTGCCCAATGTTTTATGTAGCTTTCCTAATGATCTCTATATGGTAGCTGATCacagggaatggaaaataaaataattattttaactgAAATCACAGGTTTAATATTCCTTAAACTGATGGGGAGTCAATCAACTTGGAATTAAAATTTTAAGCTGCATTATGAGAAGATTCAGCTCTCTCCTTGTAGTCTAGCCAATAAGCAGATTAGACGTGTTTCCCTTAAAGAGTTAAGCAATGGGATTTCATCCCTATTGGCATGGGCAGTGCGTGAGATGCTCCTTGGGGGGTCcaagcccccagccccatcccttctgcctgaggcccccccgccccttcctctGCACCTTATGCCCCCCTACCCTATCAGAGCCCCGAGCCCCTCTCTTCTCCATGCAGCTGCTGGCCCCATTGCCCCAGCAGTGGGATGCCCCAGCCCAGTACCCTCAGCCCTCCCAAGCACTGGGCAGTgtggccccactgcccagggggcCCCAGGACTAGGCAGCCTCAGAGCTCTCAAGTTCTGGATGAGGCTGTAAACctagccccagccccaaccccagaccTGGTACACTTCCCAGAAGGAGCAGCCTGCCAGAGATGGTGGGAGGCAAGGGGAAAGTGGCAAGCAGGAAGGGGCTTCGGGGCGAAGCACAGGCAGGGCCATGCTGggttgtttggggaggcttagctttCCCTAGCCTATGATATGTGCCACCCAGGCCTGACAACAATGTTTTTACCAGagatcaatttaaaaaaacaaagaaactccTTTTTCAAAAATACAGTTATTCAAGCCACAAATGTTCAACATTTGGCATTATGAACAACAAAGCTTTGGTGACACAAAATTATTCACACTGGGGTTAAATTGGGTTTAGACCTTATGGCAAGGATAGAGGGCAAATTATGGTAGGAGAGAACTGGGAATGATTACTATCTCCAAGTTGCTTTTGCATTCAGAAATAAGTGGATATTTGTATCCTTCTGTAAATGCTGGAAGAAGGCAAGAGGTGACAGTAGGTCAAAAACTTCATGTCGAAAAAGGACAGTGTTGGAGTCAAGTTGTAGAATATATTGCAATACAGACAACTGACATCATTGTGTTGACTGTGCCCAAACTGGCTCATGATTGGGCTAGTGTGAATGTAGAACACTGTGTATGGAATCAGTGCTGTTCTTTGGTTCTCAAACTCTAACAGACTAGGTACAGACCTACAGTTCTGGACAGGGTGGGATTAATGCAGGGTTTTAGGGGCTGCAACCCTGGGCCTCGGGCTAAGGGGGGACCCacaaaaataaatccataattATATACAATTCAGTGTCACTAACCTGTTGATTGTGATCAACTGGttgatcctggagcctctgccagttgATTTCCATCTatgggccactaaaagtccagcagcacagcagggctcaggctggctaCCTGCAAAATGTGGgcccacgctgctcccagaagtgaccagcTGCTGGCACGTCACTACAGCCCCTGGTGTGGAGGGGGAAAGTTCTGCGCacttcccccactcccagcaccatccccgcagctccaattggccacGAACCGCCCCCGGTCACAATCCTGTCCTTGACCCAAACTCCCTAACatatcctgcaccccctcctgcaccccaaccccaaccccctgacccagaTTAGAATCCCCTCCCGcatcaaactccctcccacagcccacaccCTTCACCCTCTTCTAcatcccaacactctgccccagcctggagccccctcctgcgcccaaactccctcccagaaagaaactaatataacagcAGTTCCAAGGCAAGAAGTAGGGTATTTTAACTTAACTTAACTgtattctacatgttttaaggcagaaatgtaaccacagaatggCTTTATGTTAATCTTGAGCGATTTCAAGAAAGTTCTGTCTGTCATCTACAGACTTCCCTGGtcaatcccctcatctacagcctgagacaCAAAGAGGTCCAGGAAGCCCTGAGGAAACCTTGCAGGAAATTCATGTTTGGACCATTCTAACCCGTCAGTTTTCTTGGGTTAAAATAGATATAACATGGACTAGGGTAGGAAACTGAACCAAAGGCTGCTGTAGTCCCAGCTCATGTTTCCCTGAGTTTCACTGGTATTTGAGTCATGCTTTTACAGGGTCAAAACTGTAGAAGAAAGTGAAGATGAAGAGACCTCTTAAAACCTGTGACCCTAGGCTTTTTAGGACCTATATAAGATGCCACAGGTGGATACTACTGGGCTGGTGGGAGACTTGAACTTGTGGCTGCTCAAAGTTcagagaatgaggggagattGTGCTCAGTGAGAGGTTACAGGTAAAATGGACTCAGCTGGAACACTGGGCATCTATTCTGTGTAGAGTGAGAGACTtctagatatacacacacatcccTGAAAAATCAGATGCCCCCATTCTAAAAATATCAAGTTGCAATGTCAGCATGTAACTCCAATGTTAGAAAAATGAATAATTAACTTTATTTTCATACAGTGTATTTCATCCCCAGGCTTCATACTAAGGAAAAGAAAAGCCAAAGGAAACCCTCTGGCCTAGGCACCAGAACATAGGACACCAGCACAGGCCTCTTATTGCCTCATTTTCAGCAACAGTTTACGGCCAGTTGTTTCCAGATACTTGGGATCcgagtgggatttttcaaagccTCTGGGCACCTGACCTGCCGGATGGGGCCCTGGAGGAGAATCAGGCAGGGGAATACGCACCTTCCCCAGGTTTGTGTGTTGTTCTGGGGCCTTGGCATTCAAGTACATGGTGTGGGGCTCCGCAGGGCATGGCCAGTGGCACCTACAACCCATTTACTGCAAATACTTGGGTGCCTGCAGGGTTTGCCGTCAGCCAAGATGGGATTGTGAATCCCAGAGGGCTGGAATAACTCAGTTTGCTCATAGCAGGAAATTAACTATCGAAAGTCCCGGTCCAGTGCCCTGTCTGCTTCACCACATCCAATTGTATTTGACAATGGGACCGAAGGGTGTGAGATGCTGAATTCCTAATCACTGTTGTCAGACCTCCCACTATCTGTCCCTGACACAGGGTCCACACAGGTCTCTGTCCTCTCGTCCCTGTGCTCTGTGCTTCGGCTGGTCCAAGAAAGGGTCCCAACGCCTTCTTCAGCTGGTTCTCCCATGTCTTTTTATTTACAGTGCTTA
Above is a genomic segment from Gopherus flavomarginatus isolate rGopFla2 chromosome 11, rGopFla2.mat.asm, whole genome shotgun sequence containing:
- the LOC127030954 gene encoding olfactory receptor 6B1-like, coding for MLHEEVTTETPAAHRSGLKINPIGKPEQGNQTSITEFILLGFGDLPELQIPLFLLFLVSYIATVAGNILIIMLVVADQHLHTPMYFFLGNLSCLETWYSSTILPRMLASLLTGDRTISFNWCVTQFYFFGSLLATECLLLLVMSYDRYLAICNPLHYAARMSGRACLQLAVGSWIGGFLGNSITTLSISQLTFCGPNIIDHFFCDFVPLLKLSCNDPHLMEIVTFTLTLLFSLVPFMLTLMSYICIIATILRIPSTNGRQKAFSTCSSHLIVVSIYYGTLLTVYMFPTTNILSDFKKVLSVVYTVLTPLINPLIYSLRNQEVQEAIRKVCRKFMFGPC